One stretch of Burkholderia oklahomensis C6786 DNA includes these proteins:
- a CDS encoding cupin domain-containing protein, which translates to MLRPVFEAVRLDDVVLQPSPIDPAWILEGNPVARSGQWSCSPDSTTSMWVWDCTAGRFNWHFDCDETIHVIEGEVIVTPEGHAPRTLRAGDAALFHAGSRAEWHVPRYVRKHAILRPHISGPALFVHKVVRKLSGPLR; encoded by the coding sequence ATGCTCCGTCCCGTTTTCGAGGCCGTACGGTTGGACGACGTCGTATTGCAACCTTCTCCGATCGACCCGGCTTGGATTCTCGAAGGGAATCCCGTCGCGCGCAGCGGGCAGTGGTCCTGCAGTCCCGACTCGACGACGTCCATGTGGGTCTGGGATTGCACCGCGGGGCGCTTCAACTGGCACTTCGACTGCGACGAAACCATTCACGTGATCGAAGGCGAAGTGATCGTCACGCCGGAAGGCCACGCGCCGCGCACGTTGCGTGCGGGCGACGCCGCGCTGTTCCACGCCGGCAGCCGCGCCGAATGGCACGTGCCCCGGTACGTCCGCAAGCACGCGATTCTGCGTCCGCATATCTCCGGGCCGGCGCTTTTCGTTCACAAGGTCGTCCGCAAGTTGAGCGGCCCGCTGAGGTGA
- a CDS encoding substrate-binding domain-containing protein, with product MLRERTAPPAPKKWARELACAIREHQNVDADHDERAGAPPERTPNIDAILRGADVLALDVLMKASHRGIAAPRRRRVIGCGDRTFAKDTTPALTTIRSTASASSRRRRRSNGSNGPSGSSSGTTHSRQASRHAYMRRRCRPNGVAL from the coding sequence ATGCTCCGAGAGCGCACCGCGCCCCCCGCCCCAAAGAAATGGGCTCGCGAGCTTGCGTGCGCCATACGCGAACATCAGAATGTCGATGCCGATCACGATGAACGTGCGGGCGCGCCGCCGGAGCGCACGCCGAACATCGACGCGATCCTCCGCGGTGCCGACGTCCTCGCGCTCGACGTGCTGATGAAGGCGAGCCATCGCGGAATCGCAGCGCCACGGCGGCGGCGCGTGATCGGCTGCGGCGACCGGACTTTCGCGAAGGACACGACGCCCGCGTTGACGACGATCCGATCGACGGCATCGGCAAGCTCGCGGCGTCGCCGCCGATCGAACGGATCGAACGGACCAAGCGGATCGTCGAGCGGGACCACGCACAGCCGGCAGGCAAGCCGACACGCCTACATGCGACGCCGATGCAGGCCGAACGGCGTCGCTCTCTGA
- a CDS encoding alpha/beta fold hydrolase, which produces MHARMLTRLLIAAVSGATLFASAPDAVAVSLSYRVTSKDGVKLAVQESGNPNGPPVILIHGLLGGRLNWDAQVRSPELREYRIITYDLRGHGLSDKPSGAEPYHDGRRWGDDLAAVIKGSHARKPVVVGWSLGGVVISNYLATHGDHDIAGAVYVDGVVELAPGQIVDHPEVRQDMNSPDLKTHLDGERAFVGLCFNRRPDADTFGRLLAEAAMASWDMQKEVPTMTVFAAEGLGKARVPLLFIYGGRDALVDTHATLARAIALNPRIASKVYAESGHAPFIEEPGRFNRDLAEFVRSASGQ; this is translated from the coding sequence ATGCACGCCCGAATGCTCACTCGCTTGCTGATTGCAGCGGTCTCGGGGGCGACGCTGTTCGCGTCCGCACCTGATGCGGTCGCGGTCTCTCTTAGCTATAGGGTTACATCGAAGGATGGAGTGAAACTGGCGGTTCAGGAAAGCGGCAACCCCAACGGCCCTCCGGTCATTTTGATTCACGGTCTGCTCGGCGGTCGCCTGAACTGGGACGCGCAGGTGCGGAGCCCCGAATTGCGCGAATACCGGATCATTACGTACGATCTGCGCGGCCACGGTCTGTCGGATAAACCATCCGGCGCCGAGCCGTATCACGACGGGCGCCGTTGGGGCGACGACCTCGCGGCGGTCATCAAGGGCTCGCACGCGAGAAAACCCGTCGTGGTCGGCTGGTCGCTTGGCGGCGTGGTGATATCCAACTACCTCGCAACGCATGGCGATCACGACATCGCCGGTGCCGTATACGTCGATGGCGTGGTCGAACTTGCGCCCGGTCAGATCGTCGATCATCCTGAGGTCCGCCAGGACATGAATTCGCCGGATCTGAAGACGCATCTCGACGGCGAGCGCGCCTTCGTCGGACTGTGCTTCAACCGTCGGCCGGATGCCGACACATTCGGCCGGCTGCTCGCCGAAGCCGCGATGGCATCGTGGGACATGCAAAAAGAAGTCCCGACGATGACGGTGTTCGCCGCTGAAGGGCTCGGCAAGGCGCGCGTGCCGCTGCTCTTCATCTACGGCGGCCGCGACGCGCTGGTCGACACGCACGCGACGCTGGCCCGCGCGATCGCGCTGAATCCGCGCATCGCCAGCAAGGTGTACGCCGAGTCGGGCCATGCGCCTTTCATCGAGGAGCCCGGCCGCTTCAATCGCGATCTGGCCGAGTTCGTCAGGTCGGCGTCCGGGCAATGA
- a CDS encoding alpha/beta hydrolase, translated as MNLTRRTLLGVTLAGALDAAVPSAHAQAAARATPSPDDAPRIAPDETIPLWPGPAPDPIATGAGDGERTGKHGGVSRVARPRLNVYRPARGNGGAALVIAGGGYEHIELGNESTPMCAWLKSLGVTAFELVYRLPEQGWSRLAPLQDGQRAMRVIRARAKRDGIDPARIAIVGFSAGGHLAGMTAVEPDARRYASVDDADRESARPDLAALLYPVLTLMPPFDRTRTRLHVAGAHPTQADGEALSVNPHVSARTPPTFLAQAFDDPIAPIDNSLLMASALRAAQVPVELHAFQTGGHGWGMGKPGSVAHAWPALFEQWARLNRLLR; from the coding sequence ATGAACCTCACCCGACGCACCCTGCTCGGCGTCACGCTCGCCGGCGCGCTCGACGCGGCCGTGCCGTCCGCGCACGCGCAGGCCGCCGCGCGCGCGACGCCATCGCCGGACGACGCGCCGCGCATCGCGCCTGACGAGACGATTCCGCTGTGGCCCGGCCCCGCGCCCGATCCGATCGCAACCGGCGCGGGCGACGGCGAGCGGACCGGCAAGCATGGCGGCGTGTCGCGCGTCGCGCGGCCGCGGCTCAACGTCTATCGGCCCGCACGCGGCAACGGCGGCGCGGCGCTCGTGATCGCTGGCGGCGGCTACGAACACATTGAGCTCGGCAACGAGAGCACGCCGATGTGCGCGTGGCTGAAATCACTCGGCGTGACCGCGTTCGAGCTCGTGTACCGTCTGCCCGAGCAAGGCTGGTCGCGGCTTGCGCCGCTGCAGGACGGCCAGCGCGCGATGCGCGTGATCCGCGCGCGGGCGAAGCGCGACGGCATCGATCCGGCGCGGATCGCGATCGTCGGGTTTTCCGCGGGCGGGCATCTCGCCGGGATGACCGCCGTCGAGCCGGATGCGCGCCGCTACGCGAGCGTCGACGATGCCGACCGCGAATCCGCGCGCCCCGATCTCGCCGCGCTGCTCTACCCGGTGTTGACGCTGATGCCGCCGTTCGATCGCACGCGCACGCGCCTGCACGTCGCCGGCGCGCATCCGACGCAGGCTGACGGCGAAGCGCTGTCGGTCAATCCGCACGTGAGCGCGCGCACGCCGCCGACGTTTCTCGCGCAAGCGTTCGACGATCCGATCGCGCCGATCGACAACAGCCTGTTGATGGCGAGCGCGCTGCGCGCCGCGCAGGTGCCCGTCGAGCTGCACGCATTCCAGACGGGCGGCCATGGCTGGGGAATGGGCAAGCCGGGCAGCGTCGCGCATGCATGGCCGGCGCTCTTCGAGCAGTGGGCGCGGCTGAATCGATTGCTGCGGTGA
- a CDS encoding MerR family transcriptional regulator — MNKMPSQELLTIGELSQRTGASVRSIRHYDAHGLLASVRASNGYRMFPDKTVTQVRQIRRMIATGFTIDDIRGFPDCMLLIEGARSCDQITDIQRRRLESIDRQIADLERRRTRLVKTLSEGAVPPVD, encoded by the coding sequence ATGAACAAGATGCCTTCGCAGGAATTGCTGACGATCGGAGAACTTTCGCAACGCACCGGCGCAAGCGTGCGATCGATCCGGCACTACGACGCACACGGTCTGCTCGCCTCGGTACGCGCGAGCAATGGCTACCGGATGTTCCCCGACAAGACGGTCACGCAGGTCAGGCAGATCCGGCGCATGATCGCGACCGGTTTCACCATTGACGATATTCGCGGCTTTCCGGACTGCATGCTGCTGATCGAAGGCGCCCGTTCGTGCGACCAGATCACCGATATCCAGCGGCGGCGCCTCGAATCCATCGATCGTCAAATCGCGGATCTCGAACGGCGTCGCACGAGGCTCGTCAAGACCTTGTCGGAAGGCGCGGTTCCGCCGGTCGACTGA
- a CDS encoding AMP-binding protein, with product MEHTHRLSDNATRLLALLDALLAELYGERNGHRHATLDAQFERDLGFDSLTRAELFDRIERAFGVRLPVDVFASAATSADVVRALADAHARAQPHAAAGDEAVSMSPADAAAWPVDVDTLIDALRWHAERHPDRVHLRLLEDGLTATPLTYGELYRRASDMASGLRERGIDPGDTVALMLPTGFDYFVSFAAILFCGAIPVPIYPPANLAQLDEHVGRHTPILENARIKALIAFRPAVSIAQLLKLRVSTLQHVLTPEQIAGRAHLPPFRAAADDVALLQYTSGSTGTPKGVMLSHANLLANIRAMGDRMRVDASDVLVSWLPLYHDMGLIGAWLAPLYFGIPAIVMSPVVFLARPALWLRAISRYRGTITAAPNFAYERCARHLAALEPTEFDLSSLRFAFCGAEPVNPDTLRAFAARFASCGFDARVLTPVYGLAENTLGLTFPAPALGLRVDRVAREPLSASGRATPAPGDANALDVPSCGYPLDGTELRIVDDGEREVAERQVGRIEFRGTSATRGYYRNPTQTARLFHDSWRDTGDLGYVADGELYITGRAKDMIIRGGQHFFPYELEEAIERLPGAVTGGVAVCGGADPVSGTERVVILVESDATDDAACERLRASVNDVTAALWGMPAEQVSIVAPHGILKTPSGKIRHAATLEQFERHAGRLPQAPASWRQFADLAAGSVAPFGRRASRRAAHVLRGLYCWALAALLAPALWALVAYRKDPQDNWPLAAYACHTFLRLAGVRTNLIADPDALAAGPSIVVANHTSYMDVVALLALLPQPVHFVAKRELATRPFAGRFLRALGTRFVERREYSRSIEDEARLVAQAAADDTLLFFPEGTFTRAAGLGAFRLGAFRAACVARRPVVPVVVSGARAVLRDGEWLPRRGEITVTMLAPIRPDGTDFGAMARLRDRARGAILAHCGEPDLRDGGAQRVEFAPAA from the coding sequence ATGGAACACACGCACCGCCTATCCGACAACGCAACGCGATTGCTCGCGCTGCTCGACGCGTTGCTCGCCGAGCTGTACGGCGAGCGGAACGGCCATCGCCACGCGACGCTCGATGCGCAGTTCGAGCGCGATCTCGGCTTCGACAGCCTGACGCGCGCGGAGTTGTTCGACCGGATCGAGCGTGCGTTCGGCGTGCGCTTGCCGGTCGACGTGTTCGCGTCCGCCGCGACGTCCGCGGACGTCGTGCGCGCGCTGGCCGACGCACACGCACGCGCGCAACCGCACGCCGCTGCCGGCGACGAAGCCGTGTCGATGTCGCCCGCCGACGCCGCCGCGTGGCCCGTCGACGTCGACACGCTGATCGACGCGTTGCGCTGGCATGCCGAGCGTCATCCGGATCGCGTCCATCTGCGATTGCTCGAAGACGGCCTGACGGCGACGCCGCTCACGTATGGCGAGCTGTATCGGCGCGCGTCGGACATGGCGAGCGGCCTGCGCGAGCGCGGCATCGATCCGGGTGACACGGTCGCGCTGATGTTGCCGACGGGGTTCGACTACTTCGTGTCGTTCGCCGCGATTCTGTTCTGCGGCGCGATTCCGGTGCCGATCTATCCGCCCGCCAATCTCGCGCAGCTCGACGAGCACGTCGGGCGCCACACGCCGATCCTCGAAAATGCGCGGATCAAGGCGCTGATCGCGTTTCGCCCGGCCGTCTCGATCGCGCAGCTGCTGAAGCTGCGCGTGAGCACGCTGCAGCACGTGCTCACGCCCGAGCAGATCGCGGGCCGCGCGCATCTGCCGCCGTTTCGCGCGGCGGCCGACGACGTCGCTTTGCTTCAGTACACGTCGGGCAGCACCGGCACGCCGAAGGGCGTGATGCTCAGTCATGCGAATCTGCTCGCGAACATTCGCGCGATGGGCGACCGGATGCGCGTCGACGCGTCCGACGTGCTCGTGAGCTGGCTGCCGCTGTATCACGACATGGGACTGATCGGCGCGTGGCTCGCGCCGCTTTATTTCGGCATCCCGGCGATCGTGATGTCGCCCGTCGTGTTCCTCGCGCGGCCGGCGCTCTGGCTGCGCGCGATCTCGCGGTATCGCGGCACGATCACCGCCGCGCCGAACTTCGCGTACGAGCGCTGCGCGCGCCATCTCGCCGCGCTCGAACCGACCGAATTCGATCTGTCGTCGCTGCGCTTCGCGTTCTGCGGCGCGGAGCCCGTCAATCCGGACACGCTGCGCGCGTTCGCCGCGCGCTTCGCGTCGTGCGGCTTCGACGCGCGTGTGCTGACGCCCGTCTACGGGCTCGCGGAAAACACGCTCGGGTTGACGTTTCCGGCCCCCGCGCTGGGACTGCGGGTCGATCGCGTCGCGCGCGAGCCGCTCAGCGCGAGCGGCCGCGCGACGCCCGCGCCCGGCGACGCGAACGCGCTCGACGTGCCGAGCTGCGGCTATCCGCTCGACGGCACCGAGCTGCGGATCGTCGACGACGGCGAGCGCGAGGTCGCCGAGCGGCAGGTCGGGCGCATCGAGTTTCGCGGCACGTCGGCGACGCGCGGCTATTACCGCAATCCCACGCAGACCGCGCGCCTGTTCCACGATAGCTGGCGCGACACCGGCGATCTCGGCTACGTCGCCGACGGCGAGCTGTACATCACCGGACGCGCGAAGGACATGATCATCCGCGGCGGCCAGCATTTCTTTCCATACGAGCTGGAGGAGGCGATCGAACGGCTGCCGGGCGCCGTGACGGGCGGCGTCGCGGTGTGCGGCGGCGCCGATCCGGTGAGCGGAACCGAGCGGGTCGTGATTCTCGTCGAGAGCGACGCAACCGATGACGCCGCGTGCGAGCGTCTGCGCGCGAGCGTCAACGACGTGACGGCCGCGCTCTGGGGCATGCCGGCCGAGCAGGTGAGCATCGTCGCGCCGCACGGCATCCTGAAGACGCCGAGCGGCAAGATTCGCCACGCGGCGACGCTCGAGCAGTTCGAGCGCCACGCCGGACGGCTGCCGCAGGCGCCCGCGTCGTGGCGGCAGTTCGCCGACCTCGCGGCCGGCAGCGTCGCGCCGTTCGGCCGGCGCGCGTCGCGGCGCGCGGCGCACGTGCTCCGGGGGCTGTACTGCTGGGCGCTCGCGGCGCTGCTCGCGCCCGCGCTGTGGGCGCTCGTCGCGTACCGGAAGGATCCTCAGGACAACTGGCCTCTCGCGGCATACGCGTGCCACACGTTCCTGCGTCTCGCCGGCGTGCGCACGAACCTGATCGCCGATCCCGACGCGCTTGCGGCCGGGCCGTCGATCGTCGTCGCGAATCATACGAGCTATATGGACGTCGTTGCGCTGCTCGCGCTGCTGCCGCAACCGGTGCACTTCGTCGCGAAGCGCGAACTCGCGACGCGACCGTTCGCCGGCCGCTTCCTGCGCGCGCTCGGCACGCGGTTCGTCGAGCGGCGCGAGTACAGCCGCAGCATCGAGGACGAGGCGCGGCTCGTCGCGCAGGCGGCCGCCGACGATACGCTGCTGTTCTTCCCGGAAGGCACGTTCACGCGCGCGGCGGGGCTCGGCGCGTTCCGCCTCGGCGCGTTTCGCGCGGCGTGCGTCGCGCGGCGGCCGGTGGTGCCCGTCGTGGTGAGCGGCGCGCGCGCCGTGTTGCGCGACGGCGAATGGCTGCCGCGCCGCGGGGAGATCACCGTGACGATGCTCGCGCCGATCCGGCCCGACGGCACGGACTTCGGCGCGATGGCGCGGCTGCGCGACCGCGCGCGCGGCGCGATTCTCGCGCATTGCGGCGAGCCGGACTTGCGCGACGGCGGCGCTCAGCGCGTGGAGTTCGCGCCGGCCGCGTAA
- a CDS encoding helix-hairpin-helix domain-containing protein, producing MQTALPTAATDNRHIADRLLEAAQRLDAQGANPYRAGAYRSAADTIASLDRDVRELFDAGGIEALDALPHIGLGIARAIAEMLITDRWRQLDRLRGSASPTLSFRMVPGVGQALAERIHDALHIDTLEDLELAVHDGRLATVEGLGPRRIAGIRAALEGLLSRRRGRQALMRRATPALEPPVSVLLDVDRLYREKTAAGTLPMIAPKRLNPRREPWLPVLHTTRDDWHFTALYSNTGRAHELGRTADWVILYFYDHEHDEYQRTVVTETRGALAGRRVVRGREAECRAHYAAGANSTR from the coding sequence ATGCAGACTGCCCTACCCACCGCCGCGACGGACAACCGGCACATCGCGGACCGATTGCTCGAGGCCGCGCAGCGACTCGATGCGCAGGGCGCGAACCCATATCGGGCCGGCGCGTACCGCTCGGCCGCCGATACGATCGCGAGCCTCGATCGCGACGTCCGCGAGCTGTTCGACGCGGGCGGCATCGAAGCGCTCGACGCGCTGCCGCACATCGGCCTCGGCATCGCGCGCGCGATCGCCGAGATGCTGATCACCGACCGCTGGCGCCAGCTCGACCGACTGCGCGGCTCGGCAAGCCCGACGCTGTCGTTCCGGATGGTGCCGGGCGTCGGCCAGGCGCTCGCCGAGCGCATCCACGATGCGCTGCACATCGACACGCTCGAAGACCTCGAGCTCGCCGTGCACGACGGCCGGCTCGCGACAGTCGAAGGGCTCGGTCCGCGGCGCATCGCGGGCATCCGCGCGGCGCTCGAGGGCTTGCTGAGCCGCCGGCGCGGCAGGCAGGCGCTGATGCGTCGCGCGACGCCCGCGCTGGAGCCGCCCGTATCCGTGCTGCTCGACGTCGACCGCCTCTATCGCGAGAAGACCGCCGCCGGCACGTTGCCGATGATCGCGCCGAAGCGGCTGAACCCGCGGCGCGAACCGTGGCTGCCGGTGTTGCACACGACGCGCGACGACTGGCATTTCACCGCGCTCTATTCGAACACCGGACGCGCACACGAACTCGGCCGCACCGCGGACTGGGTGATCCTGTACTTTTACGACCACGAGCACGACGAGTATCAGCGCACCGTCGTCACCGAAACGCGCGGCGCGCTGGCCGGCAGGCGCGTGGTGCGCGGGCGCGAGGCGGAATGCCGCGCGCATTACGCGGCCGGCGCGAACTCCACGCGCTGA
- a CDS encoding response regulator — protein sequence MIKLLMVDRHVVLRDGLRHILEKSGDFEIDGEAGDAASAFELVKHGHADIAILDQTTVGRECADLIHRIRQAAPSMRILVMTAQMNQRHAADVFRAGASGYLTKQSGCEELIAALHKIASGGVYVSMHVAEQLAENLHSQSDAPLHERLSKREFEVFRHLASGDTPAEIAQALGISAKTVRIYKAHVLDKLELPNESALVRYAVAHRIGEPL from the coding sequence ATGATCAAGCTGTTGATGGTCGACCGTCACGTCGTGCTGCGCGACGGCTTGCGACATATTCTCGAAAAATCGGGTGATTTCGAAATCGACGGGGAAGCGGGCGACGCGGCATCCGCGTTCGAGCTCGTCAAGCACGGTCATGCCGATATCGCGATACTCGATCAGACCACCGTCGGACGGGAATGCGCCGACCTGATCCATCGCATCCGCCAGGCGGCGCCGTCGATGCGCATCCTGGTGATGACCGCACAGATGAACCAGCGGCACGCGGCCGACGTGTTCCGGGCCGGCGCATCGGGCTACCTCACGAAGCAAAGCGGCTGCGAGGAACTGATCGCCGCGCTTCACAAGATCGCGTCGGGCGGCGTGTACGTCAGCATGCACGTCGCCGAGCAACTCGCGGAAAACCTTCATTCGCAGTCGGACGCGCCGCTTCACGAGCGGCTGTCGAAGCGCGAATTCGAGGTGTTCCGCCACCTGGCGTCCGGCGATACGCCCGCCGAGATCGCACAGGCGCTCGGGATCAGCGCGAAGACCGTCCGGATCTACAAGGCGCACGTGCTCGACAAGCTGGAACTGCCGAACGAATCGGCGCTCGTCCGCTACGCGGTCGCGCATCGGATCGGCGAGCCTTTGTGA
- a CDS encoding phospholipase C, which yields MFRRALIATACVGSAIALFACGGTDSSAPVTSQNALQTATPIKHLVVIYGENVSFDHYFGTYPNAANPSGEPAFNAAPGTPSVNGLSGLLLTANPNATNPANGAGATNPFRLDRTQAATADQNHAYTAEEQAYDNGLADLFPKYTGNGSSGGAGAFGTTGQVMGYFDGNTVTALWNYAQRFAMSDNAYTSTYGPSTPGALNVIAGQTDGMQIVKTSKAVSTLAKTSYYINDGQGGLTMINDVDPGFDACSSTTDQAMMSGKNIGDLLNARNITWGGFMGGFNLSTTNANGTTGCKRSTIATAVNAATADYIPHHNWFQYYASTANPQHTRPSSVAAIGASVETDGKTPEPANHQYDSDDFFAAVKAGNFPSVSFLKAPAAQDAHAGYSDPLDEQQFVAKVINFLQQQPDWQNTAVIVTYDDSDGWYDHAYTKPTRASFDAVDQLNGNGVCGSGAATTGVGGAAVNGRCGPGTRIPFVVVSPWAKQNYVSHTLIDQASIVRFIEDNWLGGQRIGGGSFDATAGDLSDLFNFSGTVNATPLYLDPTLGTKVATAPSI from the coding sequence ATGTTTCGTCGAGCCTTGATCGCCACCGCATGTGTCGGATCGGCCATCGCCCTCTTTGCGTGCGGCGGCACCGACAGCTCCGCTCCTGTCACATCGCAGAACGCGTTGCAGACCGCGACGCCGATCAAGCATCTCGTCGTGATCTACGGCGAGAACGTGTCGTTCGACCACTACTTCGGCACCTATCCGAACGCCGCGAACCCGTCGGGCGAACCGGCGTTCAACGCCGCACCGGGCACGCCGTCGGTCAACGGCCTGTCGGGCCTGCTGCTGACCGCGAACCCGAACGCGACGAATCCGGCGAACGGCGCGGGCGCGACGAATCCGTTCCGCCTCGACCGCACGCAAGCCGCGACGGCCGACCAGAACCACGCGTACACCGCCGAAGAGCAGGCGTACGACAACGGCCTCGCCGATCTCTTCCCGAAATACACGGGCAACGGCTCAAGCGGCGGCGCCGGCGCGTTCGGCACGACGGGCCAGGTGATGGGCTACTTCGACGGCAACACGGTGACGGCGCTGTGGAACTACGCGCAGCGCTTCGCGATGAGCGACAACGCATACACGTCGACCTACGGCCCGTCGACGCCGGGCGCGCTCAACGTGATCGCCGGCCAGACCGACGGAATGCAGATCGTGAAGACGTCGAAGGCCGTGTCGACGCTCGCGAAGACCTCGTACTACATCAACGACGGCCAGGGCGGCCTCACGATGATCAACGACGTCGACCCGGGCTTCGACGCGTGCTCGAGCACGACCGACCAGGCGATGATGTCCGGCAAGAACATCGGCGATCTGCTGAACGCGCGGAACATCACGTGGGGCGGCTTCATGGGCGGCTTCAACCTGTCGACGACGAACGCGAACGGCACGACGGGCTGCAAGCGCAGCACGATCGCGACCGCGGTGAACGCGGCGACGGCCGACTACATCCCGCACCACAACTGGTTCCAGTACTACGCGTCGACCGCCAACCCGCAGCACACGCGCCCGAGCTCGGTCGCCGCGATCGGCGCGAGCGTCGAGACGGACGGCAAGACGCCCGAGCCCGCGAACCACCAGTACGATTCGGACGACTTCTTCGCGGCCGTGAAGGCGGGCAACTTCCCGTCGGTCAGCTTCCTGAAGGCGCCCGCCGCGCAGGACGCGCACGCCGGCTACTCGGATCCGCTCGACGAGCAGCAGTTCGTGGCGAAGGTCATCAACTTCCTGCAGCAGCAGCCCGACTGGCAGAACACCGCGGTGATCGTCACGTACGACGACTCGGACGGCTGGTACGACCATGCGTACACGAAGCCGACGCGCGCATCGTTCGACGCGGTCGATCAACTGAACGGCAACGGCGTGTGCGGCTCCGGCGCGGCGACGACGGGCGTGGGCGGCGCCGCCGTCAACGGCCGCTGCGGCCCGGGCACGCGGATTCCGTTCGTCGTCGTGTCGCCGTGGGCGAAGCAGAACTACGTGAGCCACACGTTGATCGATCAGGCGTCGATCGTCCGCTTCATCGAGGACAACTGGCTGGGCGGCCAGCGGATCGGCGGCGGCTCGTTCGATGCGACGGCGGGCGACCTCAGCGATCTGTTCAACTTCTCGGGCACGGTGAACGCGACGCCGCTGTATCTCGATCCGACGCTCGGCACGAAGGTCGCGACGGCGCCCTCGATCTGA
- a CDS encoding DUF1801 domain-containing protein, protein MEKPSSAEGQSASELIDKRIAELGDWRGKTLSRIRKLIREADPDVVEEWKWMGTPVWSHGGIICTGESYKSIVKLTFAKGASLEDPAKLFNSSLDGNTRRAIDIHEGEEPDANAFKALIHAAIALNTSGGKAKSKRAK, encoded by the coding sequence ATGGAAAAGCCGAGTTCGGCCGAGGGCCAGTCGGCCTCTGAACTGATCGACAAGAGAATCGCCGAGCTCGGAGACTGGCGCGGGAAAACCTTGAGCCGAATCCGCAAGCTCATCCGGGAGGCAGACCCGGACGTCGTGGAGGAATGGAAATGGATGGGCACGCCCGTCTGGTCGCACGGCGGAATCATCTGCACCGGCGAGTCGTACAAGTCGATCGTGAAGTTGACCTTCGCCAAGGGTGCGTCGCTGGAGGACCCGGCCAAGCTCTTCAACTCGAGCCTCGACGGCAATACAAGGCGCGCGATCGACATCCATGAAGGCGAGGAACCCGACGCGAACGCGTTCAAGGCGCTCATCCACGCCGCGATCGCGCTCAACACATCCGGCGGAAAAGCAAAGTCAAAGCGAGCGAAGTAG